The following proteins are encoded in a genomic region of Gossypium hirsutum isolate 1008001.06 chromosome D05, Gossypium_hirsutum_v2.1, whole genome shotgun sequence:
- the LOC107906879 gene encoding phospholipase D alpha 1 isoform X2 — translation MTQEEQKHLLHGTLSATIYGIDELPFGCRENFCLQGTMTASKFQKKCLATFKRTALGPQLYATVDLDKARVARTGVVRHKPSSPQWNETFRIYCAHLISHVIFTVKDNSPIGAVLIGRAYLPVKDIIVANGATVTRDLKIQDEERKALPGQPQIRVALQFRSVSQEESWGVGIKTPGFEGVPYTFFRQRQGCKVTLYQDANISDGFKPDIPGMTYDPRRCWEDIYDAINKAKHFIYITGWSVYTEITLIRDPKKEKPGSDETLGNLLLKKAKEGVKVLLLVWDDRTSIELLKQEGLMSTHDEETSAYFRFRGVHCVLCPRNPDNKRSFVEGIKIATMFTHHQKTLIVDSENPNPGEKRTVVSFIGGIDLCDGRYDTQDHPLFDTLKDIHHDDFHQPNFNYSSIEKGGPREPWHDIHCKLEGPVAWDVLYNFEQRWLKQAVCRKHHLFSTKKIEEMTVRPPKNLPLDHSETWCVQLFRSIDNGAVVGFPENVKIAHQYGLLSGKNTIIERSIQDAYINAIRRAKNFIYIENQYFLGSSFGWNSEDVKDEDIAALNLIPKELSLRIVSKIKAGERFSVYIVIPMWPEGIPESGPVQAILDWQRRTIQMMYRDVAQALHNEGNPRDYLTFFCLGNREKENKSGEYLPNEKPDPNSDYGRAQQSRRFMIYVHSKMMIASCSSQLMMST, via the exons ATGACGCAGGAGGAGCAGAAACATTTGCTGCATGGGACACTTTCTGCAACAATATATGGGATAGATGAGCTACCATTTGGATGTAGAGAGAATTTTTGCCTCCAG GGGACGATGACCGCAAGCAAGTTCCAGAAAAAATGTCTCGCCACATTCAAGAGAACT GCCTTAGGTCCACAGCTGTATGCAACGGTTGATCTAGACAAAGCCAGGGTTGCCCGAACAGGTGTTGTAAGACACAAGCCATCTTCGCCCCAATGGAACGAGACCTTCCGCATATATTGTGCCCATTTGATCTCACATGTTATATTCACTGTAAAGGATAACAGTCCCATAGGAGCAGTGCTAATAGGCCGAGCTTATTTGCCTGTCAAAGATATTATTGTAGCCAATGGGGCTACCGTGACTCGCGATCTTAAAATACAGGATGAGGAGCGCAAGGCACTACCTGGACAGCCCCAAATCCGTGTTGCATTGCAGTTTCGAAGTGTTAGCCAGGAGGAAAGTTGGGGTGTGGGAATTAAAACCCCGGGTTTTGAGGGAGTTCCTTACACTTTCTTTCGACAGCGACAGGGCTGCAAAGTTACTCTGTATCAAGATGCCAATATCTCCGATGGTTTCAAGCCTGACATACCTGGGATGACTTATGACCCTCGTAGATGTTGGGAAGACATCTATGATGCAATTAATAAGGCCAAACACTTCATTTATATAACCGGTTGGTCTGTTTACACTGAGATAACTTTGATAAGGGATCCAAAGAAAGAAAAGCCTGGTAGTGATGAAACACTAGGGAACCTGCTTTTGAAGAAGGCAAAGGAAGGGGTGAAAGTTCTTTTGCTTGTTTGGGATGATAGAACTTCCATTGAGTTGCTGAAACAGGAAGGCTTGATGTCAACCCATGACGAAGAAACATCGGCCTATTTTCGGTTTAGGGGAGTGCATTGCGTTTTATGTCCTCGTAATCCTGATAATAAACGAAGCTTTGTTGAGGGCATTAAAATTGCTACCATGTTTACTCACCATCAGAAGACACTTATAGTTGATAGCGAAAACCCGAATCCGGGAGAGAAGCGAACGGTTGTCAGTTTTATTGGCGGTATTGATCTTTGTGACGGAAGATATGATACGCAAGATCATCCTTTATTTGATACATTGAAAGACATCCATCATGATGATTTCCATCAGCCAAACTTCAATTACTCATCAATCGAGAAAGGCGGTCCGAGGGAGCCTTGGCATGATATTCATTGCAAACTAGAAGGTCCGGTTGCTTGGGATGTCCTTTACAATTTCGAACAAAGGTGGTTAAAACAAGCTGTGTGTAGGAAACATCACCTGTTTTCTACGAAGAAGATAGAAGAAATGACAGTCCGACCACCAAAGAACCTGCCTTTAGATCACAGTGAAACATGGTGTGTCCAGTTGTTTCGATCCATTGATAACGGGGCGGTTGTTGGCTTTCCTGAAAATGTTAAGATAGCACATCAATATGGCCTTCTAAGTGGAAAAAACACCATCATTGAACGAAGCATTCAAGATGCATATATCAATGCAATTCGCCGAGCAAAGAACTTCATTTACATTGAAAACCAATATTTCCTAGGAAGCTCCTTTGGTTGGAACTCTGAGGACGTCAAGGATGAAGATATTGCTGCTTTAAATCTCATACCAAAAGAACTCTCCCTAAGGATTGTAAGTAAAATTAAAGCAGGCGAGAGGTTTTCAGTGTACATCGTGATTCCAATGTGGCCTGAAGGTATACCAGAGAGTGGTCCCGTCCAGGCAATCTTAGATTGGCAAAGGAGAACCATTCAAATGATGTATCGTGATGTTGCTCAAGCCCTTCACAATGAGGGCAACCCCCGAGACTATTTGACATTTTTCTGCCTTGGGAACCGGGAGAAAGAAAACAAGAGTGGAGAGTACTTACCTAATGAGAAaccagaccctaattcagattatgGGAGAGCTCAACAGTCACGCCGATTTATGATCTATGTTCATTCAAAGATGATGATTG CTTCTTGTTCTTCTCAGTTGATGATGAGTACATAA
- the LOC107906879 gene encoding phospholipase D alpha 1 isoform X1, whose amino-acid sequence MTQEEQKHLLHGTLSATIYGIDELPFGCRENFCLQGTMTASKFQKKCLATFKRTALGPQLYATVDLDKARVARTGVVRHKPSSPQWNETFRIYCAHLISHVIFTVKDNSPIGAVLIGRAYLPVKDIIVANGATVTRDLKIQDEERKALPGQPQIRVALQFRSVSQEESWGVGIKTPGFEGVPYTFFRQRQGCKVTLYQDANISDGFKPDIPGMTYDPRRCWEDIYDAINKAKHFIYITGWSVYTEITLIRDPKKEKPGSDETLGNLLLKKAKEGVKVLLLVWDDRTSIELLKQEGLMSTHDEETSAYFRFRGVHCVLCPRNPDNKRSFVEGIKIATMFTHHQKTLIVDSENPNPGEKRTVVSFIGGIDLCDGRYDTQDHPLFDTLKDIHHDDFHQPNFNYSSIEKGGPREPWHDIHCKLEGPVAWDVLYNFEQRWLKQAVCRKHHLFSTKKIEEMTVRPPKNLPLDHSETWCVQLFRSIDNGAVVGFPENVKIAHQYGLLSGKNTIIERSIQDAYINAIRRAKNFIYIENQYFLGSSFGWNSEDVKDEDIAALNLIPKELSLRIVSKIKAGERFSVYIVIPMWPEGIPESGPVQAILDWQRRTIQMMYRDVAQALHNEGNPRDYLTFFCLGNREKENKSGEYLPNEKPDPNSDYGRAQQSRRFMIYVHSKMMIVDDEYIIIGSANINERSMAGSRDSEIAMGAFQPYHLATKQPVRGQIYGLRMALWKEHLGQRHDSFATPETEKCIQEVNSIAERNWVLYSSETQEEDLPGHLLRYPINVGEDGSVSSLPGAENFPDTNAPVLGSKSNILPPIVTT is encoded by the exons ATGACGCAGGAGGAGCAGAAACATTTGCTGCATGGGACACTTTCTGCAACAATATATGGGATAGATGAGCTACCATTTGGATGTAGAGAGAATTTTTGCCTCCAG GGGACGATGACCGCAAGCAAGTTCCAGAAAAAATGTCTCGCCACATTCAAGAGAACT GCCTTAGGTCCACAGCTGTATGCAACGGTTGATCTAGACAAAGCCAGGGTTGCCCGAACAGGTGTTGTAAGACACAAGCCATCTTCGCCCCAATGGAACGAGACCTTCCGCATATATTGTGCCCATTTGATCTCACATGTTATATTCACTGTAAAGGATAACAGTCCCATAGGAGCAGTGCTAATAGGCCGAGCTTATTTGCCTGTCAAAGATATTATTGTAGCCAATGGGGCTACCGTGACTCGCGATCTTAAAATACAGGATGAGGAGCGCAAGGCACTACCTGGACAGCCCCAAATCCGTGTTGCATTGCAGTTTCGAAGTGTTAGCCAGGAGGAAAGTTGGGGTGTGGGAATTAAAACCCCGGGTTTTGAGGGAGTTCCTTACACTTTCTTTCGACAGCGACAGGGCTGCAAAGTTACTCTGTATCAAGATGCCAATATCTCCGATGGTTTCAAGCCTGACATACCTGGGATGACTTATGACCCTCGTAGATGTTGGGAAGACATCTATGATGCAATTAATAAGGCCAAACACTTCATTTATATAACCGGTTGGTCTGTTTACACTGAGATAACTTTGATAAGGGATCCAAAGAAAGAAAAGCCTGGTAGTGATGAAACACTAGGGAACCTGCTTTTGAAGAAGGCAAAGGAAGGGGTGAAAGTTCTTTTGCTTGTTTGGGATGATAGAACTTCCATTGAGTTGCTGAAACAGGAAGGCTTGATGTCAACCCATGACGAAGAAACATCGGCCTATTTTCGGTTTAGGGGAGTGCATTGCGTTTTATGTCCTCGTAATCCTGATAATAAACGAAGCTTTGTTGAGGGCATTAAAATTGCTACCATGTTTACTCACCATCAGAAGACACTTATAGTTGATAGCGAAAACCCGAATCCGGGAGAGAAGCGAACGGTTGTCAGTTTTATTGGCGGTATTGATCTTTGTGACGGAAGATATGATACGCAAGATCATCCTTTATTTGATACATTGAAAGACATCCATCATGATGATTTCCATCAGCCAAACTTCAATTACTCATCAATCGAGAAAGGCGGTCCGAGGGAGCCTTGGCATGATATTCATTGCAAACTAGAAGGTCCGGTTGCTTGGGATGTCCTTTACAATTTCGAACAAAGGTGGTTAAAACAAGCTGTGTGTAGGAAACATCACCTGTTTTCTACGAAGAAGATAGAAGAAATGACAGTCCGACCACCAAAGAACCTGCCTTTAGATCACAGTGAAACATGGTGTGTCCAGTTGTTTCGATCCATTGATAACGGGGCGGTTGTTGGCTTTCCTGAAAATGTTAAGATAGCACATCAATATGGCCTTCTAAGTGGAAAAAACACCATCATTGAACGAAGCATTCAAGATGCATATATCAATGCAATTCGCCGAGCAAAGAACTTCATTTACATTGAAAACCAATATTTCCTAGGAAGCTCCTTTGGTTGGAACTCTGAGGACGTCAAGGATGAAGATATTGCTGCTTTAAATCTCATACCAAAAGAACTCTCCCTAAGGATTGTAAGTAAAATTAAAGCAGGCGAGAGGTTTTCAGTGTACATCGTGATTCCAATGTGGCCTGAAGGTATACCAGAGAGTGGTCCCGTCCAGGCAATCTTAGATTGGCAAAGGAGAACCATTCAAATGATGTATCGTGATGTTGCTCAAGCCCTTCACAATGAGGGCAACCCCCGAGACTATTTGACATTTTTCTGCCTTGGGAACCGGGAGAAAGAAAACAAGAGTGGAGAGTACTTACCTAATGAGAAaccagaccctaattcagattatgGGAGAGCTCAACAGTCACGCCGATTTATGATCTATGTTCATTCAAAGATGATGATTG TTGATGATGAGTACATAATCATTGGCTCTGCCAACATCAATGAGAGATCAATGGCTGGTTCAAGAGACTCTGAGATTGCAATGGGGGCATTTCAACCATATCATTTAGCTACTAAGCAACCGGTTAGGGGTCAGATATATGGTCTTCGTATGGCTCTTTGGAAAGAACATCTCGGTCAGCGCCATGACTCTTTCGCTACTCCAGAAACCGAGAAATGCATCCAGGAAGTGAATTCTATTGCTGAAAGAAACTGGGTTTTGTACTCAAGTGAAACACAGGAGGAGGATCTGCCGGGTCACCTGCTTCGCTACCCCATTAATGTTGGAGAAGATGGCTCAGTTTCATCCCTTCCAGGGgctgaaaattttccagacaccaATGCTCCCGTCCTTGGAAGCAAATCAAACATCCTTCCTCCAATAGTAACTACTTAG
- the LOC107906881 gene encoding uncharacterized protein isoform X3, whose protein sequence is MPFSRGCFGCFIAVDDPSKRLKIRGRKAKRSSCSEDFWNSSGCEMEHSGVQSQGSISSTNVSNLDPSGSTSHPSEFVNHGLLLWSQTRQQWLGNNKSEKRVQPRQPTISWNTIYESLHGNYKSFPHPIPLPEMVDFLVDVWEQEGLYG, encoded by the exons ATGCCGTTTTCAAG AGGTTGTTTTGGGTGCTTCATTGCGGTGGATGATCCATCTAAGCGTCTAAAGATTCGAGGCCGGAAAGCAAAGAGATCTAGCTGTTCTGAGGATTTCTGGAATAGCAGTGGGTGCGAGATGGAACATAGTGGAGTCCAGTCCCAGGGAAGCATTTCATCAACCAACGTATCTAATCTCGATCCTTCTGGCAGCACAAGTCATCCTTCTGAATTTGTAAATCATG GCCTTCTTCTTTGGAGCCAAACAAGGCAACAATGGCTTGGAAATAATAAGTCCGAGAAACGGGTGCAACCTCGGCAACCCACGATAAG TTGGAATACAATCTACGAGAGTTTACATGGGAACTATAAGTCATTTCCGCACCCAATCCCCCTTCCT GAGATGGTGGATTTCCTAGTTGATGTTTGGGAGCAAGAGGGCTTATATGGTTAA
- the LOC107906881 gene encoding uncharacterized protein isoform X1 — MQSSGYHPTWVSALLACMGGCFGCFIAVDDPSKRLKIRGRKAKRSSCSEDFWNSSGCEMEHSGVQSQGSISSTNVSNLDPSGSTSHPSEFVNHGLLLWSQTRQQWLGNNKSEKRVQPRQPTISWNTIYESLHGNYKSFPHPIPLPEMVDFLVDVWEQEGLYG, encoded by the exons ATGCAATCTTCTGGTTACCATCCCACTTGGGTCTCTGCCCTTCTTGCTTGCATGGG AGGTTGTTTTGGGTGCTTCATTGCGGTGGATGATCCATCTAAGCGTCTAAAGATTCGAGGCCGGAAAGCAAAGAGATCTAGCTGTTCTGAGGATTTCTGGAATAGCAGTGGGTGCGAGATGGAACATAGTGGAGTCCAGTCCCAGGGAAGCATTTCATCAACCAACGTATCTAATCTCGATCCTTCTGGCAGCACAAGTCATCCTTCTGAATTTGTAAATCATG GCCTTCTTCTTTGGAGCCAAACAAGGCAACAATGGCTTGGAAATAATAAGTCCGAGAAACGGGTGCAACCTCGGCAACCCACGATAAG TTGGAATACAATCTACGAGAGTTTACATGGGAACTATAAGTCATTTCCGCACCCAATCCCCCTTCCT GAGATGGTGGATTTCCTAGTTGATGTTTGGGAGCAAGAGGGCTTATATGGTTAA
- the LOC107906881 gene encoding uncharacterized protein isoform X2, with protein MNPRCCLLPQTERCFGKKPFCSFVFFSGAYLRALTHWLMDTFKAKYKALFSSRGCFGCFIAVDDPSKRLKIRGRKAKRSSCSEDFWNSSGCEMEHSGVQSQGSISSTNVSNLDPSGSTSHPSEFVNHGLLLWSQTRQQWLGNNKSEKRVQPRQPTISWNTIYESLHGNYKSFPHPIPLPEMVDFLVDVWEQEGLYG; from the exons ATGAACCCTAGGTGTTGTTTATTACCTCAGACTGAGAGATGTTTTGGGAAGAAACCATTTTGTTCGTTTGTTTTCTTTTCTGGAGCTTATTTACGTGCTCTAACACACTGGCTGATGGACACATTCAAGGCTAAATACAAAGCTCTCTTCAGT AGCAGAGGTTGTTTTGGGTGCTTCATTGCGGTGGATGATCCATCTAAGCGTCTAAAGATTCGAGGCCGGAAAGCAAAGAGATCTAGCTGTTCTGAGGATTTCTGGAATAGCAGTGGGTGCGAGATGGAACATAGTGGAGTCCAGTCCCAGGGAAGCATTTCATCAACCAACGTATCTAATCTCGATCCTTCTGGCAGCACAAGTCATCCTTCTGAATTTGTAAATCATG GCCTTCTTCTTTGGAGCCAAACAAGGCAACAATGGCTTGGAAATAATAAGTCCGAGAAACGGGTGCAACCTCGGCAACCCACGATAAG TTGGAATACAATCTACGAGAGTTTACATGGGAACTATAAGTCATTTCCGCACCCAATCCCCCTTCCT GAGATGGTGGATTTCCTAGTTGATGTTTGGGAGCAAGAGGGCTTATATGGTTAA
- the LOC107906878 gene encoding EIN3-binding F-box protein 1, whose product MSKLFSFSGTDDFCPGGSIYTNPKESSLFLSLGRHVDVYFPSRKRSRISAPFVFSGERFEKKKSSIEVLPDECLFEILRRLPGGQERSSCACVSRRWLTIVSNIRSNEISDNKTTQALDLNYESTDKKGGDVSEVEDEDVAGGYLSRSLEGKKATDVRLAAIAVGTAGRGGLGKLFIRGSNSSRGVTAVGLRAISRGCPSLRVLSLWNLATVGDGGLCEIAEGCHQLQKLDLCHCPAITNESLLSLAKGCPDLTDLTIEGCANIGNEGIQAIARCCPNLKSVSIKDCPLLGDQGIASLLTSASYSLSKLKLQALNITDVSLAVIGHYGKAVTDLSLASLPNVTEKGFWVMGNGHGLQKLKSFTVKACRGVTDLGLEAIGKGCPNLKQFCLGKCAFLSDNGLVSFAKAAGSLESLELEECHRVTQFGFFGSLINCGAKFKAISLMNCLGIKDLNVGLPPLPPCESLRSLSIRNCPGFGDASLAALGKLCPQLQNVELSGLHGITDVGFLPLLESCEAGLVKVNLSGCPNLGDKVVCKMADLHGRTLEMLNLDGCKISDAGLVAIAENCRLLSDLDVSKCTITDSGIAALACSNLIDLQILSVSGCNLVSDKSLPSLGKLGQTLLGLNLQQCKAISSGAVDLLVEQLWRCDILF is encoded by the exons ATGTCAAAGCTCTTTTCTTTTAGTG GAACTGATGATTTTTGCCCTGGGGGGTCGATCTACACAAACCCCAAGGAATCAAGTCTCTTTTTGTCCCTTGGACGTCATGTGGATGTATATTTTCCCTCTCGCAAGAGGTCCCGCATCAGTGCGCCTTTTGTTTTCTCTGGAGAGAGGTTTGAGAAGAAGAAATCATCAATTGAGGTTCTCCCTGATGAATGCTTATTCGAAATTTTGAGACGATTACCAGGGGGACAAGAGAGGAGTTCCTGCGCTTGTGTCTCCAGGCGTTGGCTTACAATTGTAAGCAACATCCGCAGCAATGAAATCAGTGACAACAAGACCACCCAAGCATTGGATCTTAACTATGAGAGCACAGATAAGAAGGGTGGAGATGTTTCTGAGGTTGAAGATGAGGATGTTGCAGGTGGATACCTCTCTAGGAGTTTGGAAGGGAAGAAAGCAACAGATGTTAGACTTGCTGCTATTGCTGTTGGAACTGCTGGTCGTGGAGGATTGGGCAAGCTCTTCATTCGAGGAAGCAATTCCAGTCGTGGAGTGACTGCTGTTGGCCTGAGGGCCATTTCTCGTGGATGTCCTTCTCTAAGGGTTCTTTCCTTGTGGAATTTGGCTACTGTTGGAGATGGCGGTCTTTGTGAGATTGCTGAGGGATGTCACCAGCTACAGAAGCTTGACCTTTGCCACTGTCCTGCTATTACTAATGAGTCTTTGCTTTCCCTTGCAAAGGGCTGCCCTGATTTGACTGATCTGACCATTGAAGGTTGTGCAAACATTGGAAATGAAGGTATCCAAGCAATAGCTCGCTGCTGTCCCAACCTAAAGTCTGTTTCGATCAAAGATTGCCCCCTCCTTGGAGACCAAGGAATTGCAAGCCTTTTGACTTCAGCCTCATATTCCCtctcaaaattaaagcttcaggCCTTGAACATTACTGATGTCTCTCTAGCCGTTATTGGACACTATGGCAAGGCAGTGACTGACCTATCTCTCGCTAGCCTTCCAAATGTGACTGAGAAGGGCTTCTGGGTTATGGGTAATGGTCATGGGCTACAGAAATTGAAGTCTTTCACTGTTAAAGCCTGCCGTGGAGTGACAGATTTGGGACTTGAAGCTATTGGCAAGGGTTGCCCGAATTTGAAGCAGTTCTGCCTCGGCAAGTGTGCCTTCTTATCTGATAATGGGTTGGTGTCTTTTGCCAAAGCAGCAGGTTCACTAGAGAGCTTGGAACTGGAGGAGTGCCACAGGGTCACCCAATTTGGGTTTTTTGGTTCTCTTATTAACTGTGGTGCAAAGTTCAAAGCTATCTCTCTTATGAACTGCTTGGGGATCAAGGACCTAAATGTAGGATTGCCTCCTCTACCACCTTGTGAGTCCCTTCGATCACTGTCTATCCGTAACTGCCCTGGGTTTGGTGATGCTAGCTTGGCTGCGTTGGGGAAGTTGTGCCCTCAACTGCAGAATGTGGAGTTGAGTGGGCTTCATGGAATAACAGATGTTGGGTTTCTCCCATTGCTCGAGAGTTGTGAGGCCGGTTTGGTGAAGGTTAATCTCAGCGGTTGTCCCAATTTGGGTGACAAAGTTGTTTGTAAGATGGCTGATTTGCATGGTCGGACTCTAGAGATGCTGAATCTTGATGGATGCAAGATCAGTGATGCTGGCTTGGTTGCAATTGCAGAGAACTGTCGGTTGCTCAGTGATCTTGATGTCTCCAAGTGCACAATAACCGACTCTGGAATTGCAGCTCTTGCTTGTTCTAATCTGATCGATCTGCAGATCCTATCTGTGTCTGGTTGCAATCTGGTCTCCGACAAAAGCCTGCCATCACTTGGAAAATTGGGTCAGACCCTCTTGGGGTTAAATCTACAGCAGTGCAAGGCAATCAGTAGTGGTGCAGTTGACCTGCTAGTGGAGCAGCTATGGAGGTGTGATATCCTTTTCTAA